The Mycolicibacterium flavescens genomic interval AGGAGTTGCGGCGTCGGCAGGTCGGCCCACGCGCGCGTGTCGGCCTCCTCGAGCAGGTCGGCCAGCGCGGTGTAGGCGAGCACCGACTCCGCGGCCGCCGGTCGGGTCGACAGGACGTGAAATCCGCGCTGGTGCGCCTGCTCGACCGCGGCCAGCCACAGCGTGGTCTTGCCGATCCCGGGGTCACCGTCGATCAGTAAGGCCGACGGGCCCAGCGCCATCGCGTCCAGGAAGGCAACGACGGCGTGCTGGTGTGTCGACTGGCCGATCACGGTATCTCGTGGGTCCCCTCGCGTCTCCCCAGAATTGCAGCTGAGCCGGAAGCGGGCGACATCCCTATACCCCTTGGCGGCCGGACTGACCCATCACCCGGGTTAGTTCGGCCCGGGACCGGATGTCGAGCTTGCGGTACACCCGCGCAAGGGTGGCCTCGACGGTCTTTGCACTGAGAAAGAGTTCACCGGCCACGTCGCGGTTCGTCAGGCCGGCGGCGGCCAGCTCGGCAATGCGCAGCTCGGCGGCGGTCAGCGCGTGCGGCCTCGACGCAGCGGAACGGAGTACCTCTCGCGCGGTCCTGGCGCGCTCGGCCCAAACCGGCGTGCCGATGGCCTCGAACGTCGCCAGCGCCTCGTTCAGCGTCGAAGCGGCCTGCCGATCGCGCAGTCTGGCCTGCAACTGCCCGAGCAGAAGCTGGGTACGAGCGCGTTCGAACGGCATCGCCAACCGTTGATGGTCCTCGAGCGCGCGGCGCGCACAGCTCGCGGCGTCGCGCAGATCGCCCTCGGCCGCGTGCAGCATGGCGCGGCACCGCCCGCCCACCGCCAGCATCCACGCCCGGTCGAGGCGACGGCCGTTGCGTTCCAGTGCGGCCACCAGCGGTTCCGCTTCGGTCGCGCGGCCCAGCTCGACGAGTGCCTCGACCGCATCGGCTACGAACTCGGCGGCTTGAATCTCGGTGGACTCCGGTGCGAACCGCGAGACCAGCGGGTCGAGAAACTCCATTGCCGCACCGTAGTTTCCGAGCGATACCTCGAGAAATCCGAGCGCAGAAAGCGTCCAGTCCTCGTGCCACGCGGTGCCACTGCGTCGGCAGGCGTCGATCGCGTCCGCCGCGGCCAGGCGGGCCTTGCTCTCTGCGCCGTCGTAGGCGGCCAGCCAGGCCTGTAGCACCAGGCTGAGCATCGCGGGGAACTCACCACCGAGTTGCCTTGCGAGAGCGGCAACTTCGTGGGCCACCCGCTTGGCCTCGGCGAAGTCCGCGCGCCATATCCGGGTCAACGCGACGTAGAAGTCGACGAAGACGACTTCGCCTTCCTCACCGCGGTCGGTGCAGCGACGCGAGATCTCCCGCATGCTCTCATAGGCGGTGTCGAGGTCACCGGTGCAGGCCAGCATCAACGCGTGCTCGACGCTCGGCCGCAGCATGATCGGCGTGAAGGTTTCGGTGTCTTCGAGTTCGAGGGCGCGGCGCATGCTGGCGTCGTCCACCCCACCGCCGAGGAAGAACTGGATCGTCGCCCGGACCCCGAGTGCGAGGCTGAGCAGGCCGGGGATACCGAGCTGTTCGGTGTAGGCCACCGACTCCTCGGCCCGCGGCCGGGCCGACGCGTGGTCACCGGTCATGTAGAGGCCGTACGCCAACGTGGTCAGCATGACCGCCTTCGCCGGGCCCTCGGTCGCGTCGTCGAGCGCCGTCGTGAGCAGCTCGACCGCTTCGGTGTAGCCGTCGTCGACGAACCGCACGACCGCGAGCATGTGCCGCGCTTCAGCGCGTATCGGTCCGGGCGCCAGATCGCCGACCACCCCCTCCAGCAGCGCGCGTGC includes:
- a CDS encoding ATP-dependent transcriptional regulator, which codes for MIEGEAGIGKTTLWQAASERARSRGFRVLSATNPSTESVLAYATLTELLADVDAAEFGDLPAAQRGAIERIRRDDRADAAPTDRRAVAAAFLSVIEGLASRQPLLLAIDDVQCVDPSSSHVLSYTARRLSAPVGVLGTLRTDGTEAYTWLQLRRPDATQRISLQPLTSRMLHAVVTQHLEHPLPRAELARIHQISGGNPFYAIELAKVADGRPEVSLPDTLAAVVEARLSGLNPETMAALLAAASVANPSVNLVAAAVGTDHERTVEVLEAAEQRGVVVIEGSRVRFTHPLLATGVYTGVSAEDRRQMHRRLAGFVDEPELQARHLALAATAGDDATVSALERAAISAHARGAPVAAAELIELAIALGGDTTDRRMRLAAYCFDGGDPSRARALLEGVVGDLAPGPIRAEARHMLAVVRFVDDGYTEAVELLTTALDDATEGPAKAVMLTTLAYGLYMTGDHASARPRAEESVAYTEQLGIPGLLSLALGVRATIQFFLGGGVDDASMRRALELEDTETFTPIMLRPSVEHALMLACTGDLDTAYESMREISRRCTDRGEEGEVVFVDFYVALTRIWRADFAEAKRVAHEVAALARQLGGEFPAMLSLVLQAWLAAYDGAESKARLAAADAIDACRRSGTAWHEDWTLSALGFLEVSLGNYGAAMEFLDPLVSRFAPESTEIQAAEFVADAVEALVELGRATEAEPLVAALERNGRRLDRAWMLAVGGRCRAMLHAAEGDLRDAASCARRALEDHQRLAMPFERARTQLLLGQLQARLRDRQAASTLNEALATFEAIGTPVWAERARTAREVLRSAASRPHALTAAELRIAELAAAGLTNRDVAGELFLSAKTVEATLARVYRKLDIRSRAELTRVMGQSGRQGV